In a single window of the Drosophila subpulchrella strain 33 F10 #4 breed RU33 chromosome X, RU_Dsub_v1.1 Primary Assembly, whole genome shotgun sequence genome:
- the LOC119556351 gene encoding ubiquitin-conjugating enzyme E2 G2: MAGSALRRLMAEYKQLTLDPPEGIVAGPISEDNFFEWEALIAGPEGTCFEGGVFPARLVFPPDYPLSPPKMKFTCDMFHPNIFADGRVCISILHAPGDDPMGYELSAERWSPVQSVEKILLSVVSMLAEPNDESGANVDAAIMWRERRDEFNAIARRLVRKTLGLPP, from the exons ATGGCGGGATCTGCGCTGCGACGCCTAATGGCGGAGTACAAAC AGTTAACACTTGACCCGCCCGAGGGCATTGTGGCCGGGCCCATCAGCGAGGACAACTTCTTCGAGTGGGAGGCACTGATTGC CGGACCCGAGGGCACTTGCTTTGAGGGCGGCGTGTTCCCCGCCCGGCTCGTCTTTCCCCCCGACTATCCACTGAGTCCGCCAAAAATGAAATTCACTTGTGATATGTTCCATCCCAACATCTTTGCCGACGGGCGGGTCTGCATATCAATACTCCACGCGCCCGGCGACGATCCCATGGGCTATGAGCTGTCCGCGGAGCGCTGGAGTCCCGTCCAGAGCGTGGAGAAGATCTTGCTCAGCGTGGTCAGCATGCTGGCGG AACCCAACGATGAGAGCGGCGCCAATGTCGATGCCGCCATTATGTGGCGCGAGAGACGAGACGAGTTCAACGCCATCGCCCGGCGCCTGGTGCGCAAAACCCTCGGACTGCCGCCGTAA
- the LOC119556349 gene encoding inositol polyphosphate 5-phosphatase K, giving the protein MSQPEATKSSTIADSEPDEAKGSAKQLLETYRVYVVTWNVGSRFPDNISLRQLLGLQDVTASKDSEVPTSHLPDIYALGLQEVNAQLEQQVMGLFKEDPWTRKAKELLRGYDYVAVKTEQMQGLLLSMFVRRQHVEHLQDIEAEFTRTGFGGIWGNKGAVSVRFTLYGCGLAFVVAHLAAHDHQLDERIEDYKHILENHHYHVKRYREIYDHDYVFWFGDLNFRLQGDDSSTEVRELLRDESQHEALIQRDQLYQVREKSQQAFQVLHERLPAFPPTFKFREGTSEYDLKRRPAWTDRIMYAVQPLNRQPGMQLSIEQCSYKSHPVYTISDHKPVTSDFTLKLYPNVRAPGVVFSPLTLWKIGDENTVEYRKQAEFDEGPNDWIGIYPAEYASLADYVAYEYVNQAESPTSSDSNHEADPFDTPSHHRRGRHHHKNRQRLRRQQEANAQEQVRLDFADDVELRHGEQYLLIYFRNTGVRGVTSLAGISGVFVAEKRPGSPHRTM; this is encoded by the coding sequence ATGAGCCAGCCGGAGGCCACCAAGTCGTCCACTATCGCGGACTCGGAGCCGGACGAGGCGAAGGGCAGTGCAAAGCAGCTGCTGGAGACTTACCGCGTTTACGTGGTCACCTGGAATGTGGGCAGCCGTTTCCCGGATAACATATCGCTGCGCCAGCTGCTAGGCCTGCAGGATGTGACGGCGTCGAAGGATTCGGAGGTTCCCACTTCCCACCTGCCGGACATCTACGCCCTGGGCCTGCAAGAGGTCAATGCCCAGCTGGAGCAACAGGTGATGGGCCTGTTCAAGGAGGATCCATGGACGCGCAAGGCCAAGGAGCTGCTACGCGGCTATGACTATGTGGCCGTGAAGACGGAGCAGATGCAGGGACTGCTGCTCAGCATGTTTGTGCGGCGACAGCATGTCGAGCACCTGCAAGACATCGAGGCGGAGTTCACGAGAACCGGCTTCGGTGGCATTTGGGGCAACAAGGGCGCCGTGAGCGTTCGGTTCACCCTGTACGGCTGCGGCCTGGCCTTTGTGGTGGCCCACCTGGCCGCCCATGACCATCAGCTGGACGAGCGCATCGAGGACTACAAGCATATATTGGAGAACCATCATTACCATGTCAAGCGGTACAGGGAGATCTACGATCACGACTATGTCTTTTGGTTTGGCGATCTCAACTTCCGGCTGCAGGGCGACGACTCCTCGACGGAGGTGCGGGAACTGCTGCGCGATGAGTCCCAGCACGAGGCTCTCATCCAGCGCGATCAACTGTACCAGGTGCGCGAGAAATCGCAGCAGGCCTTCCAGGTTCTGCACGAGCGCCTGCCCGCCTTTCCGCCCACCTTCAAGTTCCGCGAGGGCACCTCCGAGTACGACCTGAAGCGGCGGCCAGCCTGGACGGATCGGATTATGTACGCCGTGCAGCCACTGAACAGGCAACCCGGCATGCAGCTATCCATCGAGCAGTGCTCGTACAAATCCCATCCCGTCTACACCATCAGCGATCACAAGCCGGTGACCAGTGATTTCACCCTGAAACTCTATCCCAATGTGCGAGCTCCAGGCGTGGTGTTCTCCCCCCTAACGCTCTGGAAGATTGGCGACGAGAACACCGTGGAGTATCGCAAGCAGGCGGAGTTCGATGAGGGTCCCAACGACTGGATTGGCATCTATCCGGCCGAGTACGCCAGTCTGGCGGACTATGTTGCCTACGAGTATGTCAACCAGGCCGAGTCGCCCACCTCTTCGGACTCCAATCACGAGGCGGATCCCTTTGACACGCCCTCGCATCACCGCAGGGGTAGGCATCATCATAAGAATCGCCAGCGATTGCGGCGACAACAGGAGGCCAATGCCCAGGAGCAGGTGCGTCTCGATTTCGCCGACGATGTGGAGCTGCGGCATGGCGAGCAGTATCTGTTGATCTATTTCCGCAACACGGGAGTGAGGGGCGTGACCAGTTTGGCGGGCATCAGTGGCGTCTTTGTGGCGGAGAAGCGACCAGGTTCGCCCCATCGGACGATGTGA